From the genome of Candidatus Eisenbacteria bacterium:
CAAGAACCGGTTCCTTTCCTGAAAGCCGGACACAGAGAATTATCCCATGTTCGAGAATATCAGAGAGTGTTCTTTCAATTGCCGTATTCTTCTGAATCACTTCAAAGTCCTCTCTTTGTCCGGAGACCCCCTATTCTTCTGTTTTTAATTTTTTTTCAACGCTTTTCAGCTTGTCTTCTATTGTTTGCTCCCGATCCACACGTGTGCCCAGCCGCAGATTGGTGCTGATTCGCGGCGCTCCCATTTTATGGATTTCTTCGTGGCATTCTTTCATGGCGTTGAAAACGTCATGCCATTCGCCTTCCACATTCGTCCCATATCCGTGGAGACGGGGATTCAATCCGGCATCCTTTAAAATGCCCTCGCAAACTGCGATGTATTTTGAGACCGAAACCCCAACGCCGATCGGAACAATACAGATATCTGCGATAACTTTCACCATGCACCTCCTGCCAACCACCTATCACTCAACCATATACTTGCACGCCGCCGGGAATTATTCGCAAAGATCACAGCCTTTGCCTAGGACCCGGCCCTGCCCATCCGAATTTTTTTAGATCGATTCTGCCGGCCTCGTCAAATACAACACCTTCGGCCTCAAGCTGTTCCCTCTGATGAAAGGCCCCGTCGCCGCCCCTTCTCGCGCTGACTTCTCCCTTGCTGTTAACGACTCTTTGCCAAGGGACATTGGATCCGAAGGGCACCGAAGCCATCGCATAGCCGACCATCCGCGGCGTACACTCACCGACAATGATGGCAATGTGTCCGTAATTGGTTACCTTTCCTTTTGGAATCTTCCGCACGACATTGTAGATCCTTTCATAGAGTCCGGATTCGGCATTCGATTGTGGGGATGTATAACTTCGCTTCGAAGTCATTAAATCGAATACTCCTCGACCTTGCTTAAGATTAATCTGAAAGTGTATATCCCACGACTCGATTATCTCTAAAAGTGGGAACGGCGATCATTTCCTTTTCCGGAATATATTCAAAATCCGCCGTGTTAACGCCCAATACAGAAAGATCGAGGATCTTTTCCACTTCTCCCGCAAGACTGATCCTATAAATCCTTCCTTCCCAATGAGAGACCAACAGATCACCTTTGCTTGTCATCTGAATACCGTCTATATTTCCCGGCTTTAACTTGGCGATCGTTTCCGCCTCCCTGGTCGTCAACGAGACAGCCTTTACCGAATTGTCTCCATTGTTTCCATAATAGAGTTTGCCGTTATAAACAAGAATCCCGTTGGGATTCTGCACCTCTTCGCCCCAAAACCATTCCTCAAACCCGTCATCCGTAAATTTATAGATCATCCCGCGGTTGGAATCGGATATATAGGCCGCGCCATTTTCATCAATATCGATATCATTGGGAAATTCAGCTCCCGGAATTTCGACCCGTCTCGCCTCTTTCATGGCGATGATGTCAATAAGAGAAAGAGTCGTTCTGTCCACAATGTAGAGGTAATTCCCGTGAATCGCAAGTCCTGTTGGTTTATTTAGACCCGCATGCCATTTCAAATTGTCTACAACACCATCCATCGTCAGCTTGGTGATATATTGTCCGCCACTGGTTCTGGCCTTATTGTAAATATCGAAATTCGAAACAAAGAGCGCTTGTCTGTCTTTGTCATAAACAACACATTCCGGCGTCAAGAAATCTCCAGTTGTTTCCATGACCTCCACCAGGTTTTCACTTTGATAGAAGGCATCGCCGTCGCGGCAAATGAATCCCCAGCCGCCGAAACTCTCGGCAATCACCAGAACGAGTTCGTTTTCCCCCTTTTTAAGCCGTAGATAGACCCCGTCATTCAAGCCAACAACACCCAGGAAGGAGGAATCTCTTTGCTTGTATCCACTGTTTCCGAAGGCCAAAACCTCACCGTTCAGAAAGATCGTTACGACATCGCTGTAACCGTATTGAAGTTCCATGATTTTGTCGGCATCTGCACGAATCGTAGTTTTTGCGAACACAACATCAGGTTCGCCGCCTGATCTGCCATTGGATCGGGCAATATCAACAAGCCCCGTTGCATCGCTTTCGACGGGTTTCCACTTGATCTCAGTGATATTTTGAATCCCGTAATAGGTTTCCAGATCGATTTCGCTCAATTTATAGGACTGCGACACCTCCCAATTGGTGATCGTTCCGGGCGGTGTGTCAATTTCAAGAGTGGGGACAAACTCCAATGAATTGTCGATGGTATAAGAGAAGTTCGAGAAATAGGCGGTGCCGTCGGCGGGACCCAATACACCGACCGTGCCCTTACTGATCCCATGCTGCAAATAATCAATGACCAATGCCGGCTCATCCGAATTGTTCACAAAAACCCTTGCCTGCTCATCCAATACTTCCACTTTCAAGTGAACCCATTCATCGACTGGAAAATCCACGCCGGTGGTAAATCCGCTTCCGTTGTATAACTGCCATCCCGCAACTCCATTGATCGTGGGAGTGTATTGAAGCGCATCTTCATAAAGCCCCGCCCTATGGGGACGAATGTAGAGCCGTTCCATATTTTGATCTGATTGAACCCTAAAAATAATGCCTGGATACGAGACGGATCTGGTGACAGCGAAATCGACTTCGATTGTACCGTTGTCGAATTCAACATCTTTTAAGTAGGCGAATCCCATCAGGCATTCTCTGCCCAAATGTTCCACAATTTGCGCATTTCGCATAATCCATTGATCGGATTTGAAGTCTATGATCTCCGCATGCGAGCCGGGAGCTAAGTACAAAATCGACAAGCAGGAGAAGATAACGATCATATCAAATGATATCCAATGATGCTTCGTCACACCAATCTCCTTCCATTTGACGCCGAATCCGGCCATCTGCATCAAATCCAAGAGTATCTGTCAAACCTTGAATTGTCCCCATTCATCAGACCTTAAGCAGAAACCTGAACCCTGGCTTGATCCACTGACCCAAACCACTGGCTTAGATCGAATAATTCAATGAAGCTTACGAGGAAAACCAGGTCGATGTTCCGCTCTTCGACCTCGATGATCTTTCATCTTATGGCCTATCTACTTCCTAACGTCAAGCTTCACTGTAGCTTACCACAAGATGGTGACCGGGGTAAGTGCCCCCTACTTGGATCCGGATGAAACCTTTCCCTGGCTCAGCCAATAGGCCCAATCCAGCCGGCCGTTTCCCCTCGCCCGCCGGGCGGCCATTTCCCAATCGTAAATCACCTGAATTTCTTCAATCCGTGTTTCGTGTGGTGAAATTTCGATCAAGGTATAGCGGGCATGCGGACTTCCCGCTTCAATAATATGCTCGTAGGGAGTCGTATCGGTATAGGCCGGTAAACCAACACTTCCCGGATTCACAACTCGCCGCCCACCGGATAGGCCGATCGTTCTCTGCGTGTGATCATGTCCACATAGTACCATCCTTTGATCGATATTCTCGAGGCGCTTTTCAATCTCAGCCGTTTCTCTGAGTGTTGTCCCATTGCTATGAACGGCTGTTAATAAATATTCATCATCCTTCCCTGGAATTCCATGAAACATGACAATTGAAGGATCTATTACATTTTCGGATTGCATTCCCGCCAGCCACTCCTTTGTTCGGGTGCTGATTTTACTCATCACATAATCGACTGTGGCGCTCGGGGGAAGATTGTAAATTCGATCTTCATTACCCCTGATTGAGAAGATATTTCGTTCAATGAGTATCCGCGCGCATTCTTCGGGATCCAATGGGCCGTAGATGCTGTCTCCAAGATTAACAATCTTATCAACAGCCCGCCGATCAATGTCTGCGAGAACGGCCTCTAACGCCCACCTGTTCCCATGGATATCTGATATGGCGGCAACTCTGAACTCTCTCATGATCCTTGATGCTTCCAATAGACTGATACCATCACACTAATCCGAATCCAAAATCTTCATTTGTCTATTTCAGATCCTTCCGATAAATTTCTTGCGTCTTGATTCTCTGATAGCCGTCATTTTTGTAAAACTCATGCGCGCCCTCGCGAATAATATTCGAGCGGACCCGTATAGCGCCCATCTTCCGGTCTGTCGCCCATTCCTCAGCTTGCCGAACCAACGCAACACCAATCCCCTGGCGGCGGTACTCCTCATCAACCACCAATCCTTCAATTTCCGCTTCCATACCGGCCATAAGAAGCAGCCGAATTCCGATTTGAATCCATCCAACGACAAAACCGGCTTTCTCCGCAACGAATACACAATGATTCCGGTCACGCCGGAGACGGGCGAGTGAGTCTTCCACAATTTCCAGGCCAACAAGATATCCGAGCTGTCGACTCAGTTCCACAATCCGTACTGCATCTTTTGATTTGCCCCTTCTGATATTCAGGGAGCTTTCTGGATGGATATTATTCTTCATTATAACGATTCATTAATCTACAGCGCCGTTTGACAAGCGCTGCGCACTTCTCCGATAAAGGTATGAAGTTTTAATGGATTCAGCCGCACACCGTCTCGTACGCCTGAACAGACATCGACACCAAATGGTTTTACCCGTTGTATAGCTTCGGCAACATTTGCCGGATTAAGACCACCTGCCAAATAAACAGGTATCTCGCTGATCTCAACAATCTTTCTGCTGATCATCCAATCATGTGTCAGACCGGTCCCGCCCAGTTGGGGCGCTCCGGGAAGGATACCGCCCGAGTCCAGTAAAATCGCGCTGGCCCCAATGGCGGCTTGGATCGCCTCACTGACAGCATGAGGCCCCGTGACATGAACGACCTGGAGAATTCTCACATCTTTCAGCATTGTCTTCAACGCCAACCTCGTCGATTCGGTAGTCGGCGCACAAAGCTGAATCGCCTTAGTATTTACCCGGCAGTGCTGTGAAAATATCTCATCTATTTTTGTAAAACAGGTCAGGAGAACCGTTTCCACGCCGGCGGGGGCTCGTTCCACGATTTTTATAATATCGTTTTCGGGGATTGGACCGGGACCATCGGGCATCTCAGAAACCAGGCCCAGAGAGTTTGCACCCGCTTCAAAAGCAAGTTTCGCCTCCGCTTGCGACTGGATACAGCAGATCTTGATGTGACACGTTATCATATCTTACTTCGCTCTATGCGTCCCGCTTGGAATCGCCAAGTCCCATCTTATTCTACTTGGACCTCCTCAACCCCCAACCAAATCCTGGCCAATTGGATATCGCCGAATAAAACGACACTCTCAGGATTATGTAATAGAACCATGCCCTCATAAAACTTCGCCAAATCCCACGCGTGGCTATCGGCGTAGTGTATCACGATGGCCAAACGATGAGGTGTTGGCTTTTTCAGCATTTCATTTCTTCGCTCCAGGACTTCCAAAAACTCTTCCTTGGAAATGTCCTTACAAGAATCATGTTTGATTTCGAAGAGCTCGCTAACCGGTGGTTTAATTCGCTCATCGGCGGCATGAGCCATTTCATACTCTACAAAATCATCAGCGCTCAATGGAGCGCTGGCAGTGGCGCAGAGAAAGTGTCCATCATCCAGAACTTTATAGGTTATCGGCATCATGGTCCCCCTGTTCCTCGGTACATCCCACAAAATTATTGCAGCAGGCCTGAATCTATGAATCGCGGCAAATCCCAACGCACATAAAATAAATGGTCATATCCCGCGATAATTATCATCGAAAAGAAGAAAACCTGCAAGATAATTCTAGAAGCTGGGGGCTTTTCCTAAAAGGCCATCACTTGGGTGCATCGAGCTCGCGGGCTCGCTAAAATCCTCGTTGAATTCTCTCGCCCACTTCATGGTTACGGTTTCTCACACTCTGTTTCCTACTATCCTCTTTTGAACAAGGCAATCCAAGCCCTTGCCGGGTCTTTGCCGTTTGACCCAAAATACTCGGATGTGAGTGATAGAATCTCTAAATGGGGTTCGGCCGCTTCAATAACTTCTGTGGCGCTTCGCCTACGGGGGCCGGGTTCAATTCTTTTTTGATTGGCGTTGCCGATAATCGACATCCATATACCAATTATTTTGAGGCACTTGCTGATATTTCGAACGAATCGCATCCTTTCTTCTCTAAAATCGAATGTGTGATAACGTCCACGATCAAAAACAAAGGCAAACTTTTCGCGGCAGGTTTTCCATTCTAAGAAGTCATCGACCATCAAAACGTATTTGAGATTGTTCTGCTCTACCTTCTCTTTTGCTTCCTCAATGGCAATATCAGAAAGATCCACTCCGGTTACTTGAAAACCCTTTTCGCCAGCCAAATGATATAATCTCCTGTGCCGCACCCGACATCCATTGCGGCACAAGGAGTGATGGGAATATTCTCAACGGCATTTATCAAATTAAAATCAGGTTTACCGAGATCCCACGGGCTATTATTAGTTCGGTAACTTTCAAGAAATCGTTGGTTTTTAGACATGTACACACCCGTTATTTTGCATTTTAGAGTTCAGTCCTAAAACCGTTTCGTATAAGCATGGCAATAGGGTTTCTGCTTATTCTTTTTATAATAATCCTGATGATAGTCTTCCGCATTCCAAAATGTGCCTGCCGGTTGCACTTCTGTCGCCACCTCATACCCTTTTGTTTTTAGGATTTCAATGAGAGCTTCCGCAGTGCTTTTCTGGTCATCGTCAAGATAGAATACTGAAGATCTATATTGCGCCCCGACATCGGGTCCTTGTCGATCGACTTGTGTGGGATCGTGGATTTCAAAAAAGAGCTTTGCCAGTTCCTCATATGTCGTTTTTGAAGGATCAAAGGTCACCTCGATGGCCTCGGCGTGACCCGTCGAATCATAACAAACCTCTTTATATGTGGGATTCTCCGTATCTCCTCCAACATATCCAACCTGGGTTGATGTCACACCCTTGGCGTTCTGGAAAAAATACTCCATTCCCCAAAAGCATCCGCCTGCAAAAATCGCTCTCTGCATTGACCGAGTCTCAGTGGCCGGTAAAAATTCTAAGGAGATAGAGTTGACGCAGTGGCGTGTATTCTTTTCGGTGAACTCCTCGCCGGTGAAAACATGCCCCAAATGAGCCCCACATTTTTTACAGAGGATTTCTGTCCGCAGGCCATCCGCATCCGTTCTTTTCTCTACCGCCCCGGGAATCTCATCATCAAAGCTCGGCCATCCGCATCCAGAATTGAATTTGCTGTCCGAAATATATAGAGGGGCGCCGCACCGCTTACAAATATATGTCCCCTTTTCATGATGGTTATAATATTTGCCTGTAAAAGGAACCTCCGTGCCCTTCTGAACAATGACCCTTTCCTCTTCTGGCGTCAGCTCATTAAACCCCATATCCTCCTCCTGAATTGTTGCGGTTTGTTCATCCGTTGTTCGATTCGACTGGGCCTGGTCGACACAAGCCGCTACCCCAAAGACAATCATTAGCACAAGACCTAGAAATATCGATTTAGCCATCATAACACACCTCCCACATCAAAGAGCTTTTAGGATGGCCGACAGCCCCTTCTGAAGGGCTCTTTGCTTTGAACCTAGTTACTACCCATGGGGATTGGGTCTGTTCCAGAACAAAGGACATTTCATAATATGCTGTTATACAACGGATTGAGCCGCCGGCCGAGTATCACCCTTCCCCTAGGCCACAAAGTGGGAAACCAATATTCGCAAACCAATCAAGACAAGAATGATGCCTCCGGCTATCTCCATGCGCTTCCCAAACCGGGCGCCGATTCTAGAACCAAGGTAAATCGCCATCAAAGAGAGGGTAGCGGTTACAAGACCGATCAAGAGGCATGGCAGTACAATAGAAACGCCGACCATGGCCAAACTCAGACCGACCGCCAAGGCGTCGATACTTGTGGCGAGGGATAGTAAAACCAGCATCTTCCCTCGTGTAGGATCGTAGCTCAGGGACGCGGCCGGCCGCCATCCGGAACGGATCATACGAAATCCAACAAACGCCAGCAGGCCAAACGCGATCCAATGATCAATACGCGCGGCCCAGCCCACCACCTGTTCGCCGATCAACCATCCGATGAGTGGCATAAGGGCTTGAAACAGACCAAAATGAAAAGCCAACCGAAAAATGGCGCCTCGGCTGTTTGAATATCCGGCGGCGGCGGCGGCGAGAGACACGGCTACGGCATCCAACGATAAACCAATAGCGATCGCGATTATCTCGAGAATGACCATTTAATAATCCCGCGGAAGATTCCGCTTGAGCCAATCATTGAGGATGTTGAAGAATTCTCCCCGAACTGATGTTTCCAGCCACGGATAGTGCCCACATCGCTCCCACTCGTGGTACTCCAATTGCGTAATGTAAGGTTTTAGGCTCTCCTGAATCATTCGCCCTGGATGGGGATCGTAGGTTCCATGAAGCATAAGAACAGGCGATTTGATGACTGCAAACGCCTCGGGGTAAACCCCTTCACTCTGCAAGCGGACCATATCATCCCAGGTCTCGTGATGTCCACGGGCGTCGCAGGACTCCCCCTCGGGTTCGGCTGCCAATGATTTATATATGTGTAGAGGCTGAATCAAATCTCCCATGCTTTTCAGCTGGTCATCCGGATTGGGAAACTCCTCGGGGAGACGCTTCAAGCGAATCCGTAATGATTCATCCATCCGTTTATCAATCGTGGCCTTCATTGCAGCGCGGGCGTCGAGATCAAATGTCCCACATCCAATCAGAACCAGGGGCCCGGCCATTGCCGGGTATGTTGCGGCATAGGCAAGTGCGAGCATTGCCCCCCAAGAGGATCCCACAAGCGCGGGTCCGTACATTTTGCCCGCCTTTGTTATTACTTCATGCAGATCATCAACATGGCGGGCGACCGTAAGGGGTTCTCCGCCGCTCCGGCGCTGAAGAGGTTCAATGACTCGGAATGAATCCTCCAACCCGCGTGCAACAGGCGCCATATAACCCGGCGCCCCTGGGCCGCCATGCAGAACAATAACCATGGGGCCCGAAGTTCCATATGTGCGTACTTTAATCAAAATCCCGTTTGTCCTTGGCTTCCTTCTAATTCCCGCAGTGACAGAACTTGTTCAGATTGAGTATGCTGGCGGCTGCCGAAATTGTAACCCCATAGAAGAGTACCGGTTTGTAAAAATTCAAAAGTTTTGTGATCGTTCCATTCACAAGGGTCGACCCGGTTGCCAATACCAAATCACACCATCTAGCGGCATCTCCAAACATTTCTTCATGCTCTACTATGACACCGAATTTCATTTCGCCGATATTGTCCAAATCTCGATCAATGACTCTAATGTCGGTCACCGCTGATAGCGCCTCGAGAAAACGCGGTTGATATCCTAATAGAAGGATTTTCCGGTAGGATCTGACCGATTCCACCAGCTGTAATGCACACCTCTGTGGTTCGTTGTTTTTGCAGTGCACCGTTTTGTCACATAGATTCAGGTGCCTGAAAACAGCATTTAAGCCCGAAACGAAACAGGCCCGCTTGCTATTGGAATCAAGTTGAAGTTCCAGCAGATCTTCAACGAAACAACCCATATTCTCAAATTCATCGGCAAAGGCGTGGCCTCTTGAGCCCTCAAAAACCGCTTCAACGATATGCTCCTTGCCTTTCAAGATTGGATAATCATGATGATCGGGGTCCCCAATAGCCTCTGTTGCCGATAGGGCCTGGCATTCAATGTTTAATCTATTTCCGGCAAGGCTGCGATTTTGTACAACCTTGCCAAGTGCTTTTTTTAAATCTTTAAAAACCGGAGGCTCTCTCAATGTAAATAACCCTCACTTCCGTTTTCACCGAATAACATTACCATGGGTTTTCAAACAGTCATTCAATCCCCTACCCAAATCGGGATATTGAAACTGAAAGTCCGAATTTAGGAGTTTCTCAGGGACAACTCGCTGGCTTGCCGTTAGAATTTCAGCCATCCTCCCAAGGGATATCTTTAAAAACACCTCTGGTATTGGAAAGGGTGTCGCTTTTCCCAAAACCGCACCCAAGGCTTGCGTGAATTCACTGTTTGGGACTGGATTTGGAGCGGTCCCATTGACCGGCCCCTCGATCTCATGCCTCTCAAGACAATAGAGAATGATTTCAGCGATATCACTTTCGTGAATCCAGGGTAACCACTGCCGTCCATCCCCGATTTTTCCGCCAAGCCCCCATTTGAAGACTTGATGCATCTTGGCAAGCGCCCCCCCCGTTCCGGATAGCACCACCCCGGTTCGAAGCAACACGACCCTCAATCCAAAATGGGATGCCTTGGCCGCCTGCGCTTCGAGGTCTCGGCTGACTTCAGCCAGAAAGCCCTCCCCTTTCTCTGAAGATTCCGTGAGGATTTCATCGCCTCGCGATCCATAATAACCAACAGCAGATCCGGCAATATACACTCTGGGTCCTCTGGACACATGGGACAAAACGTCTACAATCCTCTGATTTCCAAAAACCCTCGAGTCGCGGATCCTTTTCATTTTTTTCTTCGTCCACCAGCCTGAACCAACCGGCTCCCCAGATAGATTTACTATTGCATCTATATTCTGAAAAGCCATATTGCCGGTTTCGGGGTTGTCAGGATCCCAAGTTCGCCATTCGATACTATAAGGCGCTTCCAGCAACCTTTTCGCATTTCTGGTTAGAGCAACCGGCGTGTGACCTCTATCCAACAGGAGGCGCACGAGGCGACGCCCGATCAAACCTCTGGCGCCCGGTATGGCCACCTTCATGGCATCACTTCCCGAGACAACTGAGCCCGATAATCATCAAAGTCCTTCAATGACGGCTGCCAGTCTCTTTTGAACCTCCATCCCGACCGCGGCCAAATCCTGGGTACCCACAGCGTTCATTGAGGCAACCGGATCAATCACCGCTACTTCCACTTCACCCTTGTCATGCTCCTGAACAATGACATTGCATGGCAACATCAGGCCGATTTTATCTTCTGCTTGCAGCGCTTTGTAGGCAAAAGGAGGGTTGCAGGCGCCAAGGATCCGGTACTTCCTGAAATCCACCCCCAGTTTTTCCTTAAGCGTCGCTTTGACATCGATTTCCGTAAGGATGCCAAATCCCTGTGCCTTGAGAGCCATTGTCACAGCTTCAACGGCCGCCTCAAATGTCACACTCAAACGCTTTGCAAAATAGTAGCTCACTTGTTTCTCCTTCCCTCGCCGGATGTCGGCCATGGCGTCTATACCGCCAGTAGCGCCCGTATTCGATCAATGGTGAGTGGCGCAGAACCCTCATAGTGATTATTTATATTCAGGTAAACATCCACTTCATTATTAAGCAAGTCCTTGATCATATTTGTGACGGATAGCAATTCCTTGTCTCTGGGCTCAACAATCTTATTCCATTGTTGCTTTGCCTTTTCCTCAATCTCTTTCCGGTCTCCGCCGTGGAGACGGATCACTACCTGTTCACATTCCAGAAATGCATCCCGTCCCTTATGATAAATTGTAGAAATATCCGGCATCCAGTATCCTTGAAGAAAAACATGGTCGAGTTTGTTTCGCCGGAGAAATTCGAAATATTCATCTGTCAGATAATTGGCATTCCTCAGCTCAACAGCATATCGAAATCCAACTGGCAATTTTTTTGCAAAATTTTCAAACAAATTAAAGAATTCCTGGTTTGATTGCATCTTTTGATGGTTTAAATACTCGAATTGAAACATCATAGAGCCCAGCATCTCCTCTAATGGTTTGAGGGTTGAAATGAATTCGTTAAAGAGATCAACTGACAAGAAATGGGGGTTTGTTCTAAGAGGCCCAGCTTTAGATTTCGTATAATAATGAGTCAACGTGATGCTATTCGGAATCTTGACCGTAAACTTGAAACTATCAGGAACAGCCGCTTTATAATTCCTAACAGTTTCTATATCCGGCAGTTTAACGCTTCTTCCTTCAAAAAGAGACCAGAACCACTGATCGATCTCGACGGAATCATACTTCTGAGCATACTCGGCCAGATAGTCAATCCCCTTTGGGGCGGAATATACGAGCCCGCTCCAAGATGGATATTTCCAGCTGCATGTTCCGATCTTAAGCTCACTCATAAGTGTCACTTCATGCCCAGTTTTTGACCACGCTCGAGGCTGTAAACCGCCTCTTTTATCCGCCTGTCCCGCGTCACACCCTTCTTGGCACTCGCAATCCAGCCTATGAACTGTTTCTGGTAAGAGGGCGCCAACCTTGCATAAAACTCCTTTGCCTTTCTGTTCTTGGCCAATGCCGCCTTGAACGCAGCCGGGACTTCTGGCGGCCGGCCGGATAATGACGGCCTATTCCATTCCCCATTTTCCTTCGCGATCTTGATTTTGTCCATTCCTGCTTTGAGCATCCGCTTCTGCTTAATCAGCTTCCTGGCTCTTTTCTTATTAAGCTCCGACCATTTGCTTCCATCTTTTCGGGGAGTAAATTTGCGCGCATACCTGTCGGCATCGATCTTCTTGATAATGCTATCTATCCATCCAAAGCATAAGGCCTCTTCGACAGCGTCCTCATAGGGAATCAGAGCCTTCCCGGAGTGTATTTTGTAAAATATCAGCCAAATACACTTCGATCTATGATGATTCTCCTTCAACCAGGCGCGCCACTCATTCCTAAGAGTGATATAAAGGAAATTTTCCATTTGTAAAATATCCTCGAACTGAAGTCGACAATACCCCGCTGGAGACCTCTTAAATGGCCCAGGGAGATCTATAATGGGTTCTGGATAAAGAATAATTCTGGGAGGCGTTTATCTCAAGCGGGCCACATTGGGAAATGGGCCTCTGGGGAGTCTTGGATATGGCTCCTAATTCATTGAATCGTAAAAGATTAAGGCAGGGTCAGGCCGGGCTTTATATCACTGGTGAGTTTTTGACTCGATTTCCAT
Proteins encoded in this window:
- a CDS encoding TIGR01777 family oxidoreductase, whose product is MKVAIPGARGLIGRRLVRLLLDRGHTPVALTRNAKRLLEAPYSIEWRTWDPDNPETGNMAFQNIDAIVNLSGEPVGSGWWTKKKMKRIRDSRVFGNQRIVDVLSHVSRGPRVYIAGSAVGYYGSRGDEILTESSEKGEGFLAEVSRDLEAQAAKASHFGLRVVLLRTGVVLSGTGGALAKMHQVFKWGLGGKIGDGRQWLPWIHESDIAEIILYCLERHEIEGPVNGTAPNPVPNSEFTQALGAVLGKATPFPIPEVFLKISLGRMAEILTASQRVVPEKLLNSDFQFQYPDLGRGLNDCLKTHGNVIR
- a CDS encoding DUF302 domain-containing protein; translation: MSYYFAKRLSVTFEAAVEAVTMALKAQGFGILTEIDVKATLKEKLGVDFRKYRILGACNPPFAYKALQAEDKIGLMLPCNVIVQEHDKGEVEVAVIDPVASMNAVGTQDLAAVGMEVQKRLAAVIEGL
- a CDS encoding DUF72 domain-containing protein; amino-acid sequence: MSELKIGTCSWKYPSWSGLVYSAPKGIDYLAEYAQKYDSVEIDQWFWSLFEGRSVKLPDIETVRNYKAAVPDSFKFTVKIPNSITLTHYYTKSKAGPLRTNPHFLSVDLFNEFISTLKPLEEMLGSMMFQFEYLNHQKMQSNQEFFNLFENFAKKLPVGFRYAVELRNANYLTDEYFEFLRRNKLDHVFLQGYWMPDISTIYHKGRDAFLECEQVVIRLHGGDRKEIEEKAKQQWNKIVEPRDKELLSVTNMIKDLLNNEVDVYLNINNHYEGSAPLTIDRIRALLAV
- a CDS encoding YdeI/OmpD-associated family protein, whose product is MENFLYITLRNEWRAWLKENHHRSKCIWLIFYKIHSGKALIPYEDAVEEALCFGWIDSIIKKIDADRYARKFTPRKDGSKWSELNKKRARKLIKQKRMLKAGMDKIKIAKENGEWNRPSLSGRPPEVPAAFKAALAKNRKAKEFYARLAPSYQKQFIGWIASAKKGVTRDRRIKEAVYSLERGQKLGMK